Proteins encoded together in one Candidatus Lariskella endosymbiont of Epinotia ramella window:
- a CDS encoding LD-carboxypeptidase, with protein MEIFCSSGFSVETSENNRVLSAKTMLSELKNKNIEIIAPASGVPMETLKRIENVFPFKLHINKNLFGGDTRFHANTDEQRASQLQDALNSDVPNTVIWCLRGGYGVGRLMDVISDMKEPNNKKILIGYSDITALHLFLSQKFGWQTIHGTVLTDMIAPNKDLKGLQILCDLASGAINSSTLPGLIPINGPAKISKSICGKLTGGNLTIIQSSIGTSWQIQTEGKIIFIEDWAEPGYKIDRMLWHLKSAGVFSGAKAILFGDFEAASKDSDVEYALQRFADQSDIPVYKTNNFGHGKYNYPLVYNASAKIEPEGGTFTMHFNVDLK; from the coding sequence ATGGAAATTTTCTGTAGTTCAGGATTCTCCGTTGAGACTTCGGAAAATAATAGAGTTTTGTCTGCAAAAACGATGCTAAGCGAGCTGAAGAATAAAAATATAGAGATAATAGCACCTGCTTCTGGTGTACCAATGGAAACGCTAAAGCGGATTGAGAATGTTTTTCCATTTAAGCTTCACATTAATAAAAATCTTTTTGGTGGCGATACAAGGTTCCATGCAAATACGGATGAACAAAGAGCATCTCAACTACAGGATGCGCTAAACTCTGATGTTCCTAATACTGTTATCTGGTGTCTACGCGGCGGATATGGTGTTGGCAGGTTAATGGATGTAATATCAGATATGAAAGAACCAAATAATAAAAAAATATTAATTGGTTATAGCGATATTACAGCTTTACATCTATTCCTTTCTCAAAAATTTGGGTGGCAAACTATACATGGGACAGTCTTGACTGACATGATAGCTCCTAATAAAGACTTAAAAGGACTGCAAATACTCTGTGATCTAGCAAGTGGAGCAATAAATAGTTCTACATTACCTGGTCTGATACCAATTAATGGTCCCGCAAAAATATCAAAAAGCATTTGCGGCAAGTTAACAGGTGGCAATCTAACTATTATACAGTCCAGCATTGGAACTTCATGGCAAATACAAACAGAAGGGAAAATAATCTTTATTGAGGATTGGGCAGAACCAGGATATAAAATTGATAGGATGCTTTGGCACCTAAAATCAGCTGGAGTTTTTTCTGGAGCAAAAGCAATATTATTTGGAGATTTTGAAGCGGCATCAAAAGATTCTGATGTAGAATACGCTCTGCAAAGGTTTGCTGATCAATCTGATATTCCTGTCTATAAAACAAATAACTTCGGGCATGGAAAATATAACTACCCACTGGTATATAATGCTTCTGCAAAAATCGAACCAGAAGGTGGGACATTCACCATGCATTTTAATGTCGATCTGAAATAA
- a CDS encoding IS5 family transposase (programmed frameshift) has translation MKFENIKDEYAEEFRRLTGIKRGTFEVILSILKEAEAILKSQGGKPNKLALEDRLLMTLEYLREYRTYFHISRSYGISESACYRNIRWIEDTLIKDKRFSLPGRKALLKSDSEYELVLIDATETPIERPKKKQKHFYSGKKRRHTLKTQLIVDKRKKEIICTNFSNGKRHDFRLFKESGVHIHPEIKVLTDTGYQGIDKLHYNSELPKKKTKKRPLSRKDKKKNRQLSSERVLNENVIGMIKRFKIIADRYRNRRKRFGLRFNLLAGIYNFEL, from the exons ATGAAGTTTGAAAACATCAAAGATGAATACGCAGAAGAGTTTCGCAGGCTTACTGGCATTAAACGAGGAACGTTTGAAGTTATACTAAGTATATTAAAAGAAGCTGAAGCTATTTTAAAGTCTCAAGGTGGAAAACCCAATAAATTGGCTTTAGAAGATCGATTACTCATGACGCTTGAGTACTTGCGTGAATACAGGACATATTTTCATATTTCCCGCAGTTATGGAATAAGTGAAAGTGCCTGTTATCGTAATATACGTTGGATTGAAGATACTCTAATTAAAGATAAACGATTTTCACTACCTGGACGTAAAGCATTACTAAAAAGCGATTCTGAATACGAACTTGTGTTAATTGATGCTACTGAAACACCGATAGAACGACCTA AAAAAAAACAGAAGCACTTTTATTCGGGAAAAAAGAGGCGACATACTCTAAAAACTCAGCTTATTGTGGATAAAAGGAAAAAAGAAATCATTTGCACTAATTTTTCTAATGGCAAGCGTCATGATTTCAGGTTATTTAAAGAATCCGGAGTTCACATCCACCCTGAGATTAAAGTTCTTACAGATACTGGTTATCAAGGCATTGATAAGTTGCATTATAATTCAGAGTTACCAAAGAAAAAGACAAAAAAGCGACCACTAAGCAGGAAAGATAAAAAGAAAAATCGTCAATTGTCTAGTGAACGTGTTTTAAATGAAAACGTCATAGGCATGATCAAACGATTTAAAATTATCGCTGATCGTTATAGGAACAGAAGAAAACGATTCGGTTTAAGGTTTAATTTACTTGCTGGTATCTATAACTTTGAGCTTTAA
- a CDS encoding IS3 family transposase (programmed frameshift) — translation MSKKKNYTAEFKAKVALDAIQSQKGKAEICSEYKIPATNLYDWKDKAIRDLYQLFIPESEYTKKQKLSEQEIEKLHKIIGEISIENNFLKKKLPEINYEERKNMLEICADISIRRQAELLNIPRTKLYYKPVISDESEIANLIREIYLLSDCRYGYRKITADLHNQGKIINAKKVLRIMQEMEIEGLYPKSYRNTTIKNPEHKIYPYLLSGIEINRINQVWASDITYIKINGKFMYFTAIIDLHSRYIIGYDLSYSLEAGFCIALLERALATRVPEIFNTDQGSQYTSSEFIQKLQLKNVSISMDHVGRCFDNIYVERLWRTLKQEVIYYYRPDDIGSLEKRIEEFVPWYNNKRLHQALKYRTPASIYLS, via the exons ATGAGTAAAAAGAAAAATTATACGGCTGAATTTAAGGCAAAAGTGGCTCTAGATGCCATACAAAGTCAAAAGGGGAAAGCTGAAATATGTAGTGAATACAAAATTCCTGCAACTAATTTATATGACTGGAAAGATAAGGCTATCAGGGATTTGTATCAGCTTTTTATTCCAGAAAGTGAGTATACAAAAAAGCAAAAACTCTCTGAGCAAGAAATAGAAAAATTGCATAAAATTATTGGCGAGATAAGCATTGAAAATAATTTTCTCAAAAAAAAATTGC CAGAAATAAATTATGAAGAGAGAAAAAATATGTTAGAAATTTGTGCTGATATTTCTATAAGAAGACAAGCTGAGTTGCTGAATATTCCTAGAACTAAGTTGTATTACAAGCCAGTGATAAGTGATGAAAGTGAGATTGCAAATCTCATTAGGGAAATTTATTTATTATCAGATTGTAGATACGGGTATCGCAAGATAACAGCTGATTTGCATAACCAAGGTAAGATCATCAATGCTAAAAAGGTACTGAGAATAATGCAAGAAATGGAGATAGAAGGCTTATATCCTAAGAGCTATAGAAATACTACTATAAAGAATCCTGAACATAAAATTTATCCTTATTTACTATCAGGAATTGAAATCAATAGGATAAATCAAGTATGGGCAAGTGATATTACATATATAAAAATTAATGGCAAGTTCATGTATTTCACGGCTATTATTGATTTACACAGTAGATATATTATAGGCTATGATTTATCATATTCTCTGGAAGCAGGATTTTGCATAGCATTATTAGAAAGGGCATTGGCAACAAGAGTTCCAGAGATATTTAATACTGATCAAGGTTCGCAATATACCAGCAGTGAATTTATACAAAAATTACAACTAAAAAATGTAAGCATCAGTATGGATCATGTTGGCAGGTGTTTTGATAATATATATGTAGAAAGACTTTGGAGAACTTTAAAGCAAGAAGTGATCTATTATTATAGACCTGATGATATAGGCAGCTTGGAAAAAAGGATAGAAGAATTTGTACCTTGGTATAACAACAAAAGGTTACATCAAGCTTTAAAATATAGAACACCAGCTTCTATATATTTAAGCTAA
- a CDS encoding lytic transglycosylase domain-containing protein, whose protein sequence is MGSYRYFIAFILCFFQLQCIAIASVKSLGTQVTLNTNIEYEKTQEEAIRAAKAGDLQKAYEIADKSNYPKYTKKLVTLVTILSNRSNMGMRDIANFISENNWITKTFQDEIEANLNVNNPTDSLLWFSIHPPASINSRFLFLDAKIRAANMTYKERIGTELKLRELWVNNVLNSKLEDHFRRVYISSVTRPEISKKLNKLIWNGHYESAKNLLANAEKSSQPIFMLKLKAASNPSEIPRILKSVGKNLIDDNFLHYMYIKYLLRNNEDKEALKLLLQIQPKSNFDKWWPLKRIAIKNAIREKQYKIAMQLHQNHGLRNRQDLVDVNWYAGFISLRLLNQPSASIDYLQQFFNNSNTANSKAQAAYWLYRAHHATGDTKKSEHWLRVACEYPGNFYGQLALAIAYPDSKIDLFKKTAAIDYHIQKKAFSPEEVKKIAIAARLMFNTGYKKHAFTLLKSISESKLDSKFTNHIAKHYISTSSYALATTFAKYLISNGHSLTRPCYPTHIKFDIHKNTYNDSLYYAIMRQESDFDQTTVSIAGAVGLMQLMPETAKQCAKQLSMHQNSYIYSADANAAQGCFYLDSIMEKFDGNYVLSIAAYNAGIARVNKWIVDYGDIRKSTSIEDVIDWIEMIPFNETKLYVKKVIENMVVYGSILSKTKYEARTLYTYIAGERM, encoded by the coding sequence ATGGGAAGCTATCGGTATTTCATCGCGTTTATTCTTTGCTTTTTTCAATTGCAATGTATTGCAATAGCAAGTGTTAAATCATTAGGCACTCAAGTTACTCTCAACACAAATATAGAATACGAAAAAACACAAGAGGAGGCGATTCGAGCTGCGAAAGCTGGAGATTTACAGAAAGCTTACGAGATCGCTGATAAGTCGAATTATCCGAAGTATACAAAAAAGCTTGTCACCTTAGTTACAATACTGTCAAACAGAAGCAATATGGGAATGCGTGATATTGCAAATTTTATCTCAGAAAACAATTGGATTACTAAAACTTTTCAAGATGAAATAGAAGCAAATCTAAATGTTAACAATCCTACTGATAGTCTGCTGTGGTTTTCTATACACCCTCCTGCCTCAATAAACTCAAGATTCTTATTTTTAGATGCTAAAATAAGAGCTGCAAATATGACGTATAAAGAACGCATAGGAACAGAGCTAAAACTCAGAGAATTATGGGTAAATAATGTATTGAATAGCAAGCTAGAAGATCATTTCCGTAGAGTTTATATCTCATCTGTTACAAGACCAGAGATATCTAAGAAGTTAAATAAATTGATTTGGAATGGCCATTATGAGTCGGCGAAAAATCTTCTTGCAAATGCAGAAAAAAGTTCGCAGCCAATATTCATGCTAAAACTCAAAGCAGCATCAAACCCCAGCGAAATACCAAGAATACTGAAAAGTGTAGGTAAAAACCTAATTGACGACAATTTTTTGCATTATATGTATATCAAGTACTTATTGCGAAACAATGAAGACAAAGAGGCGCTGAAGCTTCTGCTACAAATCCAACCTAAGTCAAATTTTGACAAATGGTGGCCTCTTAAGAGAATCGCAATTAAAAATGCGATCAGAGAAAAACAATATAAAATAGCGATGCAACTTCATCAAAATCACGGTCTACGAAACAGGCAAGATTTAGTAGATGTTAATTGGTACGCTGGTTTTATATCGTTGCGTTTATTAAATCAACCATCTGCTTCGATTGATTATCTACAACAATTCTTTAACAACTCTAATACTGCAAATTCAAAGGCTCAGGCTGCATATTGGCTGTACAGAGCACACCATGCTACAGGCGATACAAAAAAGTCAGAACACTGGTTGAGAGTAGCATGCGAATATCCTGGAAATTTCTATGGACAGTTGGCATTGGCTATAGCATATCCAGATTCAAAAATAGATTTATTCAAGAAAACTGCTGCTATTGATTATCATATACAAAAAAAAGCATTTTCTCCTGAAGAAGTAAAAAAAATAGCAATTGCTGCTAGGTTGATGTTTAACACAGGATATAAAAAACATGCGTTTACACTACTAAAATCTATATCGGAATCAAAATTAGATAGCAAATTCACAAACCACATAGCAAAACACTATATAAGCACATCTTCGTATGCTCTTGCTACTACCTTCGCTAAATATCTGATTAGTAACGGACATTCACTTACAAGGCCATGCTATCCAACACATATTAAATTTGACATACATAAAAATACCTATAACGATTCGCTTTACTATGCAATCATGCGTCAGGAAAGCGACTTTGACCAAACCACAGTAAGCATAGCAGGAGCCGTAGGGTTAATGCAACTAATGCCTGAAACAGCAAAGCAGTGTGCTAAACAACTCAGTATGCATCAAAATTCATATATATACAGCGCAGATGCAAACGCAGCTCAAGGCTGCTTTTATCTAGATAGTATAATGGAGAAATTTGATGGAAACTATGTTTTATCTATAGCAGCTTATAATGCTGGAATCGCTAGAGTAAATAAATGGATTGTAGATTATGGTGATATTAGAAAAAGCACATCTATAGAGGATGTTATTGATTGGATTGAAATGATTCCATTTAATGAAACTAAACTTTATGTTAAAAAGGTCATAGAAAATATGGTAGTGTATGGGTCTATTCTTTCAAAAACAAAATATGAAGCTAGAACACTCTATACATATATCGCAGGAGAAAGAATGTAG
- a CDS encoding leucyl aminopeptidase: protein MNNMEFSFGDLKSAASKVSIFLVSESLLLPQTLLDLDSTNVVSKAIDYNQETQFFSGKSSEILSIHSPAETGKALILLVGIGNIKSLTELKLINIGGSIATRLNRLKISKADLVIELEEGVEIDANAAALAIVSGIKLKNYGFNEYYVAKKSEHLTYIKHVNVMLDDFVQCQTKFQSTEAVIDGALFSRDLISKPANDLFPESFVEIVKGLSQFGLQIKILNASEMQSLGMGALLGVAQGSVKEPYLAIMEWKGNLSSPETPPIAFVGKGVTFDTGGINIKTHSSISEMKYDMGGAGVVTGLMMALAKRKANVNAVGVLGLVENMPSGTAQRPSDVIRTMSGQTVEVDNTDAEGRLVLADALWYTQKEYKPKLIIDLATLTGAITIALGDLYGGLFSNNEEIARQLMESGNKTGEHVWQLPMHEHYDKQINSDIADVKNTGSGRGAGSITAAHFLHRFVNNYPWAHLDIAGVTWNKHGTDHSPKGATGFGVRLLDRFISDYYENEQLF from the coding sequence ATGAATAATATGGAATTCTCTTTTGGTGATTTAAAATCTGCAGCTTCAAAAGTCTCAATTTTTCTAGTATCCGAGAGTTTGTTGCTACCACAAACATTACTTGATCTTGACAGCACAAATGTAGTTAGTAAAGCAATCGACTATAATCAAGAAACACAGTTTTTCTCTGGAAAAAGCTCTGAAATATTGTCAATACACAGCCCTGCAGAAACAGGAAAAGCTCTAATACTACTTGTTGGAATAGGAAATATAAAGTCGTTAACAGAGTTAAAATTGATAAATATTGGCGGCAGCATAGCTACTCGTTTAAATCGCCTTAAGATATCAAAAGCTGATCTTGTTATAGAATTGGAAGAAGGTGTTGAGATAGATGCAAATGCTGCAGCGCTTGCAATTGTTTCTGGAATTAAGCTGAAAAATTATGGATTTAATGAATATTATGTAGCGAAAAAGTCTGAGCACCTGACATATATTAAACATGTAAATGTTATGTTAGATGACTTTGTGCAGTGTCAAACCAAGTTCCAAAGTACAGAAGCTGTAATTGATGGCGCTCTATTTTCTAGGGATTTAATATCAAAGCCTGCTAATGACCTGTTTCCAGAATCTTTTGTCGAAATAGTAAAAGGTCTCTCACAATTCGGATTACAGATTAAAATTCTGAATGCATCTGAGATGCAATCGCTTGGTATGGGAGCACTTTTGGGTGTCGCTCAAGGCAGCGTTAAGGAGCCATATTTGGCAATTATGGAATGGAAAGGCAATTTAAGTAGTCCAGAAACTCCGCCAATCGCTTTTGTTGGAAAAGGTGTAACATTTGATACTGGCGGTATAAATATTAAGACTCATTCAAGCATTTCAGAAATGAAATACGATATGGGCGGTGCTGGAGTTGTAACAGGCCTCATGATGGCGCTTGCAAAGAGAAAGGCAAATGTTAACGCAGTCGGAGTTTTAGGCCTTGTAGAGAATATGCCATCTGGAACCGCACAAAGACCTAGCGACGTTATACGCACAATGTCTGGCCAAACTGTAGAAGTTGATAATACAGATGCAGAAGGAAGATTAGTACTCGCAGATGCACTTTGGTATACACAAAAGGAATATAAACCAAAGCTTATAATAGATCTTGCTACCTTAACTGGAGCGATTACTATTGCACTTGGAGATTTATATGGGGGTCTCTTTTCAAATAATGAAGAAATTGCCCGTCAGCTTATGGAATCTGGGAATAAGACAGGAGAACATGTATGGCAGTTACCGATGCATGAACACTATGATAAACAGATTAATTCTGATATTGCAGATGTTAAAAATACAGGTTCAGGTCGTGGCGCTGGCAGTATCACCGCTGCTCATTTTTTACATAGATTCGTGAACAATTATCCATGGGCACATCTTGATATTGCAGGAGTTACTTGGAATAAACACGGAACAGATCACTCACCAAAAGGCGCAACAGGATTTGGAGTCAGACTACTGGACAGATTCATTTCAGATTATTATGAGAACGAACAGCTGTTTTAG
- a CDS encoding dCMP deaminase family protein, which produces MQNTYSWDQYFMSIAYMVSMKSKDISTRVGALIVGKNNEIRATGYNGFPRGITDTYERYADRERKYMLITHAEENAILQCARNGVVAEDCKVYVPWIPCCRCATSIIQAGIKEVIFDKNFPGNDDKQQRSWQHSISIAKDLMNEAGVLIRHYDGPLITIQKLYNGEKC; this is translated from the coding sequence ATGCAAAATACATATAGTTGGGATCAGTATTTCATGAGTATAGCTTATATGGTCTCTATGAAAAGCAAAGATATAAGTACAAGGGTTGGTGCTCTGATAGTTGGGAAGAATAATGAAATAAGAGCGACAGGGTATAATGGCTTTCCTAGAGGAATTACTGATACATATGAAAGGTATGCTGATAGAGAGCGTAAGTATATGTTGATAACACATGCGGAAGAAAATGCTATATTACAATGCGCTAGAAATGGAGTCGTTGCGGAAGATTGTAAGGTTTATGTACCGTGGATCCCATGTTGCAGATGTGCAACTTCTATTATACAAGCTGGAATCAAGGAAGTAATTTTTGATAAAAATTTTCCTGGCAATGATGATAAGCAACAAAGAAGTTGGCAACATAGCATTAGCATCGCTAAAGATTTAATGAATGAAGCAGGAGTTTTGATTAGACACTATGATGGCCCATTAATAACTATTCAAAAGCTTTACAATGGTGAAAAGTGTTAA
- a CDS encoding DsbA family protein encodes MAALFFSFYTKRDTKTGNAQQNARVTVPASPNVTAMTQEQSQYVQPKIDRSEIESIIADFISRNPKLIVESVSQYAAAQRPNIEQGVDVSGKVEMLKDKLFSNQTPRVGNPAGRVKVVEFFDYACKFCRSMLDTKLKILSNNPDVEIFFKEVPVVSEGGSFASTAAIATYITDNNMYFPLHQALLEFQGVITQDIVFGIAKKLGMDTTKLKESMENSIVLDALNSNKNITQELAIEAAPTYIIGGKMYFGTLTYDVMQDLINKARAAADSQVPAPQIANDNAATAGSVSVQSPEI; translated from the coding sequence GTGGCTGCGCTCTTTTTTTCGTTCTATACTAAGCGTGATACGAAGACTGGTAATGCACAGCAAAACGCTAGAGTGACAGTTCCAGCTTCTCCAAATGTTACTGCGATGACACAAGAGCAAAGTCAATATGTTCAGCCAAAAATTGATAGATCTGAAATTGAAAGCATTATTGCTGATTTCATAAGCAGGAATCCTAAATTGATAGTGGAGAGCGTATCGCAATATGCAGCAGCGCAGCGTCCTAACATAGAGCAAGGTGTTGATGTCTCAGGTAAAGTAGAGATGCTAAAAGATAAGTTGTTTAGCAACCAGACGCCTAGAGTTGGAAATCCTGCTGGGAGAGTGAAGGTAGTTGAGTTTTTTGATTATGCATGCAAATTTTGTAGAAGTATGTTAGATACAAAGCTTAAGATTCTATCTAATAACCCGGATGTTGAAATATTTTTCAAAGAAGTGCCAGTCGTTAGTGAAGGAGGAAGCTTTGCAAGCACAGCTGCAATTGCTACATATATCACAGACAATAACATGTACTTTCCTTTGCACCAAGCTCTGCTAGAGTTTCAGGGTGTAATTACACAAGATATTGTCTTTGGAATTGCTAAAAAGCTAGGGATGGATACTACAAAATTGAAAGAATCAATGGAAAATAGTATAGTACTGGATGCATTAAATAGTAATAAGAACATTACTCAAGAACTTGCCATAGAAGCTGCTCCTACTTATATAATAGGTGGAAAAATGTATTTTGGTACTCTCACTTATGATGTAATGCAAGACCTTATAAATAAAGCTAGAGCTGCGGCGGACTCTCAAGTTCCAGCACCTCAAATTGCAAATGATAATGCTGCGACAGCTGGTAGTGTAAGTGTGCAGTCCCCGGAAATTTAG
- a CDS encoding transposase: protein MPSEEVQINNTQSRIFEERLSNSLNPKHKLYKLRSIVDWCGLDERIFGKVSVKRYGRSRKDRRVMLGLFMLQAISSASDCYTEEELQENSYWQYFCGYDYFKNDIIVSESCIRRFRQALGESGCREILKELVRIGCKIGTVKKKIWQP, encoded by the coding sequence ATGCCATCAGAAGAAGTGCAAATTAATAATACTCAAAGTAGAATATTTGAGGAGAGATTATCTAATAGTTTGAATCCCAAACACAAGTTATATAAATTAAGATCGATAGTTGATTGGTGTGGTCTTGATGAGCGAATTTTTGGTAAAGTTTCTGTGAAACGATATGGTAGAAGCCGTAAAGACCGTCGTGTTATGCTTGGTTTGTTTATGTTGCAAGCCATTTCAAGTGCCTCTGATTGTTATACTGAGGAGGAGCTTCAGGAAAATTCCTATTGGCAGTATTTTTGTGGATATGACTATTTCAAAAATGACATAATTGTATCTGAAAGTTGCATAAGAAGATTTCGTCAAGCTTTAGGAGAATCTGGGTGTCGTGAGATATTAAAGGAGCTTGTCAGAATAGGCTGTAAGATTGGCACAGTTAAAAAAAAGATTTGGCAGCCGTGA
- a CDS encoding FAD-dependent oxidoreductase, whose translation MKRIAIIGAGLAGLTTAYRLYKANFNVDVFEARERVGGRVFTVLMENYLGQQTEVELGGQDINDAGEAVSLLSLVRELKLTVQEKPVKLNLNIYSNGNYYDFDKLVKTHDKTYKDLLLLANNRPLA comes from the coding sequence ATGAAAAGAATAGCAATTATAGGAGCAGGCCTTGCTGGACTTACCACAGCTTATCGTCTATATAAAGCAAATTTCAATGTTGATGTATTTGAAGCAAGAGAAAGAGTGGGTGGCAGAGTATTCACGGTGCTAATGGAAAACTACCTTGGTCAACAAACAGAGGTGGAGCTTGGCGGTCAAGATATCAATGATGCTGGAGAGGCAGTCAGTTTATTATCATTAGTCAGAGAATTAAAGCTTACAGTACAAGAAAAGCCAGTTAAATTGAACTTAAATATATATTCTAATGGGAATTACTATGATTTTGATAAGCTGGTAAAAACACATGACAAAACTTACAAAGATCTTTTACTGCTAGCAAATAATAGACCTCTTGCATAA
- a CDS encoding sodium:solute symporter family transporter, with protein MHIIDITIVITYLIVCIFIGLYKSKSITTLKEYTLGGGYFSNLVISTTLFCTYIGASETIGVVGQISIYGVFFIIPLFLSPIAWLMMAQVYGKNISKFHGCLSISDIMERLYGKAGKWVTNIVTLSLAVVVTTTQSTAIGVIANYYFAIPVLWGTAIGALTVAFYSATGGIRAVALTDAFQFAVLIIAIPVACSYIYHDVGGYSGIVNSLPKEMLRLDINMDNIALFLSLIVFNLVPETSGTFVQRFLMSKGNAQLTKCLRLVAAIHLPFLMFICVIGLCVKIKAHDIQPRY; from the coding sequence ATGCATATAATAGATATCACAATTGTTATTACGTATCTTATAGTATGTATATTCATCGGGTTATATAAATCAAAATCTATAACAACATTAAAAGAATATACATTAGGTGGAGGATATTTCTCCAATCTTGTTATTTCCACAACTCTATTTTGCACATATATAGGGGCTTCAGAAACTATAGGAGTTGTGGGACAAATATCAATTTATGGTGTATTTTTCATCATTCCTTTGTTCTTATCTCCTATTGCATGGCTGATGATGGCACAAGTATATGGCAAGAATATAAGTAAATTTCATGGTTGTCTTTCAATCAGTGATATAATGGAAAGATTATATGGTAAGGCTGGTAAGTGGGTTACTAACATTGTGACGTTATCGCTTGCTGTTGTGGTGACCACTACTCAATCTACTGCAATTGGGGTGATTGCAAATTATTATTTTGCAATACCTGTCTTGTGGGGAACTGCAATCGGTGCATTAACAGTAGCATTTTATTCAGCAACTGGTGGAATTAGAGCTGTTGCACTAACTGATGCATTTCAATTTGCTGTACTTATAATCGCCATTCCAGTAGCGTGCTCATATATATATCATGATGTTGGTGGATATAGTGGAATAGTAAATTCCTTACCGAAAGAGATGTTAAGACTTGACATAAACATGGACAACATAGCACTGTTTTTAAGTCTCATTGTTTTCAACTTAGTACCAGAAACTTCTGGTACATTTGTTCAAAGATTTTTGATGAGTAAAGGTAATGCCCAATTAACTAAATGTTTAAGATTAGTTGCGGCCATTCATTTGCCTTTTCTTATGTTTATATGTGTGATCGGGTTATGCGTCAAAATCAAAGCACATGATATACAACCAAGGTATTAA
- a CDS encoding transposase — MEKARFQIVELCKDQGISLNDTYAKYYKRGIMKVWKYRDDSKSKKRINQMKKLKSRLGRLIRFCHRGIAKLSLTISPEAAAILEKANMIYNQSVLCKRAKEDYKKENKVLYSFHEPAVECIGKGKLHKPYEFGNKVGIAVSGRGNFIVGIKSFHGNPYDGHTLSEVVDEVKKVAEDPKKIFVDLGYRGNNLKSKSKVYTPYTKKSLSFADKKMMKRRSAIEPIIGHLKHFGRLGRNYLRGIIGDIINPFISAIGMNLKAIERTLSG, encoded by the coding sequence ATGGAAAAGGCGCGTTTTCAGATAGTTGAGCTTTGCAAGGATCAAGGTATATCGCTAAATGATACATATGCAAAGTACTACAAGCGTGGAATAATGAAGGTTTGGAAATATCGTGATGATAGCAAGTCCAAAAAGCGGATTAATCAGATGAAGAAGCTGAAAAGCAGGCTTGGCCGTCTAATAAGATTTTGCCATCGTGGTATTGCAAAACTGTCATTGACTATTTCACCAGAAGCCGCAGCAATTCTAGAAAAAGCTAATATGATCTATAATCAATCTGTACTTTGCAAACGTGCCAAAGAGGATTACAAAAAAGAAAATAAGGTACTATATAGTTTCCATGAACCTGCTGTTGAGTGCATAGGCAAAGGCAAATTGCACAAACCATACGAATTCGGCAACAAGGTTGGTATAGCGGTGAGTGGCAGAGGTAATTTCATAGTTGGAATAAAGTCATTTCATGGAAATCCATACGATGGACATACACTATCTGAGGTGGTTGATGAGGTGAAAAAGGTTGCAGAAGATCCCAAAAAGATATTTGTGGACCTTGGTTACCGAGGTAATAATTTAAAGTCCAAAAGCAAAGTATATACGCCATATACCAAGAAAAGCCTTAGTTTTGCTGATAAAAAGATGATGAAGCGAAGAAGTGCAATTGAGCCTATAATCGGACATTTGAAGCATTTTGGTCGTCTTGGACGTAATTATCTGCGAGGTATAATAGGAGATATAATAAATCCATTCATATCAGCCATAGGCATGAATCTGAAGGCGATAGAGCGCACCTTATCTGGCTAA